In Fibrobacter sp., a single genomic region encodes these proteins:
- a CDS encoding DUF4912 domain-containing protein, whose product MAATKKTETAEKAVTKKAATAVKKTTTAAKTVKKAATSATVKTLKDAEEKAEKAVAKVKATSATAKAKLAAVKAKVAEAKKSVATKATATKAKAAAKATAEGKTVKTAAAKATSAKKPAAKVTAKAAAKATTKAEEKTEVKVSNDETISAFAQSFDAEYLVLMQKDPNWMHAFWEVSENRIKQAKKGKAKLVLRLFDISSDLTVKRSKKPKFRDVEVPADARSWYVENTAGKSVVAVLGAVQGKNFNPIVESAPVAVFDKAAPAPAADNAFAKASLGGNTLGNFMSSGFSSQTAESWLNTLGGNFGSSSESMFSGALSSAALQAMDLSNIQATKDSVNYGKDFFLWVKTRLIVYGGTRPDAHLQVRGEDFPLNPDGTFSFEEDLPDVTKVIPVFATDKDGDFPTTIVPIVVKRTE is encoded by the coding sequence ATGGCTGCTACTAAGAAAACCGAAACTGCAGAAAAGGCCGTGACAAAGAAGGCCGCTACCGCAGTAAAGAAAACTACAACTGCTGCAAAGACTGTTAAGAAGGCTGCAACTTCTGCTACCGTCAAGACTTTGAAGGATGCTGAGGAAAAGGCCGAAAAGGCTGTTGCCAAGGTTAAGGCTACAAGTGCCACAGCAAAGGCTAAGCTGGCTGCAGTAAAGGCCAAGGTTGCCGAAGCGAAAAAGTCTGTTGCAACAAAGGCTACTGCCACTAAGGCAAAGGCTGCCGCCAAGGCTACTGCAGAAGGTAAGACTGTTAAGACTGCCGCTGCTAAAGCAACTTCTGCAAAGAAGCCTGCTGCTAAGGTCACTGCCAAGGCTGCCGCCAAGGCCACTACCAAGGCCGAGGAAAAAACTGAAGTCAAGGTTTCCAATGACGAAACTATTTCCGCTTTCGCCCAGTCTTTTGACGCAGAATACTTGGTCTTGATGCAGAAGGATCCTAACTGGATGCATGCCTTCTGGGAAGTATCCGAAAACCGAATCAAGCAGGCCAAGAAGGGCAAGGCTAAGCTGGTTCTCCGTTTGTTCGACATCTCTTCTGACCTGACTGTTAAGCGTAGCAAGAAGCCTAAGTTCCGTGATGTTGAAGTTCCGGCCGATGCACGCAGCTGGTATGTAGAAAATACGGCAGGTAAGTCCGTTGTTGCTGTGCTTGGTGCTGTTCAGGGTAAGAATTTCAATCCCATTGTTGAATCTGCTCCCGTAGCTGTATTTGACAAGGCTGCTCCCGCTCCTGCTGCCGACAACGCTTTTGCCAAGGCTTCCCTCGGTGGAAACACCCTGGGTAATTTCATGAGTTCTGGCTTCAGTAGCCAGACTGCTGAATCCTGGCTCAATACTCTTGGTGGAAACTTCGGTAGCTCTTCCGAGTCCATGTTCTCTGGAGCACTTTCCAGTGCTGCTCTCCAGGCAATGGACTTGAGCAATATTCAGGCTACTAAGGATTCTGTGAACTATGGCAAGGATTTCTTCCTGTGGGTTAAGACTCGTCTCATCGTTTACGGTGGCACCCGTCCTGATGCTCATCTTCAGGTTCGCGGTGAAGACTTCCCGCTGAATCCCGATGGCACCTTCAGCTTTGAAGAAGACCTGCCGGATGTAACTAAGGTTATTCCTGTGTTTGCTACCGATAAGGATGGCGATTTCCCGACCACAATCGTTCCTATCGTAGTAAAGCGCACTGAGTAA